From a single Miscanthus floridulus cultivar M001 chromosome 8, ASM1932011v1, whole genome shotgun sequence genomic region:
- the LOC136475023 gene encoding protein OXIDATIVE STRESS 3 LIKE 1-like gives MSIALERGRGLGGGGAPRFGRVARCGYTASPPASAGRGGSSSAGRDSDSPAAAAQWEWDGEEVEGGDGEVQSSYKGSPFETMDALQEALPFRKGVCKFYNGKSGSLAKLQDAVIPSLLKDLPKPETPSPRKRKGLLPFSFKWGKPQNKEVFPKDDAIKSPTNCRRMTISPAATSSSGSNSGSDDEHNHSQKLSSRRPHRRPSNAMGVSASPPAPRPPQQFSALMRSQSMLDLQDVTDSTAMVTPRDKRMKN, from the exons ATGTCGATCGCACTGGAGCGCGGGCGCgggctgggcggcggcggcgcccctcGGTTCGGCCGCGTCGCCCGCTGCGGCTACACGGCTTCGCCACCTGCGTCGGCCGGGCGCGGCGGCTCGTCCTCGGCGGGGCGGGACAGCGACagccccgcggcggcggcgcagtgGGAGTGGGACGGCGAGGAGGTCgagggcggcgacggcgaggtgcAGAGCTCGTACAAGGGCTCCCCCTTCGAGACCATGGACGCGCTCCAGGAGGCCCTGCCCTTCAG GAAAGGGGTATGCAAGTTCTACAATGGAAAGTCTGGATCTCTTGCAAAGCTTCAAGATGCTGTAATACCTTCTCTGCTGAAAGACCTTCCAAAGCCAGAAACACCATCCCCTAGGAAGCGCAAAGGTCTTCTTCCATTCAGTTTCAAATGGGGCAAACCGCAGAATAAAGAGGTATTCCCCAAAGATGATGCAATCAAAAGCCCCACAAACTGCAGGAGGATGACTATATCGCCTGCTGCCACAAGCAGCTCGGGAAGCAACAGTGGCAGCGATGACGAACATAACCACTCCCAGAAGCTGTCTTCCCGTCGCCCACACAGAAGGCCCAGCAATGCCATGGGTGTTTCTGCTTCTCCGCCTGCACCTCGTCCACCCCAGCAGTTCTCAGCTCTCATGAGATCTCAGTCAATGCTTGATCTGCAGGATGTGACAGACTCAACTGCCATGGTCACTCCCAGGGACAAGCGCATGAAGAATTAG